One region of Niallia sp. Man26 genomic DNA includes:
- a CDS encoding ABC transporter ATP-binding protein produces MYKLEVKNSSKIFRKDSKDFYALKDASLQVPEGRFVSIIGPSGCGKSTLFNIIAGLIKPSTGEVLLDGKDIVGKNGYVGYMLQKDLLLPWRSIMHNVILGLEIKGVSKKEAISQAAPLLEKYGLGGFENHFPDELSGGMRQRAALLRTLLYDQDIILLDEPFGALDAQTRLLMQEWLLQIWTDFKKTILFITHDIDEAIFLSDDIYIMSSRPGTIKEKVTVPLARPRSAQTLLSTEFIDLKEHVLQTLKTEK; encoded by the coding sequence GTGTATAAGTTAGAGGTTAAAAACAGCAGCAAGATTTTCAGGAAGGACAGTAAAGACTTCTATGCTTTAAAAGATGCAAGCTTGCAAGTTCCAGAAGGAAGATTTGTCAGCATCATAGGTCCAAGCGGCTGTGGAAAATCAACTCTATTTAATATCATTGCTGGGTTAATCAAACCTTCCACAGGGGAGGTGCTGCTTGACGGTAAAGATATTGTCGGCAAGAACGGCTATGTAGGCTATATGCTGCAGAAGGATTTGCTGCTGCCTTGGAGGTCGATCATGCATAATGTCATTTTAGGATTGGAGATAAAAGGTGTTTCTAAAAAAGAAGCAATCAGCCAGGCGGCTCCCCTATTAGAAAAGTACGGATTAGGCGGTTTCGAAAATCACTTTCCCGATGAACTCTCCGGGGGAATGAGACAAAGAGCGGCTTTGCTCAGGACACTGCTGTATGACCAGGATATCATTTTATTAGATGAACCGTTTGGTGCTCTTGATGCGCAAACAAGACTATTAATGCAGGAATGGCTTTTGCAAATATGGACGGATTTTAAAAAGACCATTCTTTTCATTACACATGACATTGATGAAGCGATTTTCCTGTCTGATGATATTTATATCATGTCTTCTAGACCAGGAACAATTAAGGAGAAGGTCACTGTCCCTCTAGCAAGACCGAGAAGTGCCCAAACCTTATTAAGC
- a CDS encoding oxidoreductase: protein MEKNALVIGATGLVGRELVQLLARENKYSTITVLTRRKSFDHPLIKEVVADFSKLSAYKQEFAVDDVFCCIGTTIKKAGSQAEMTKIDLEYPVEIAKLAFGMGAKQLLAISAIGADSSSKIFYSRLKGEFEEHLQEIGFPSLTIVRPSLLLGARGEFRLGEKLSSYLLPPLHFMFVGRLRKYRGIKAQTVAAAMSKLAAENKSGVHILESDEIERRA from the coding sequence ATGGAAAAAAATGCTTTAGTGATCGGCGCAACAGGGCTTGTCGGAAGGGAGCTTGTACAGCTGCTTGCAAGAGAGAACAAGTACAGCACAATAACCGTACTGACAAGAAGGAAAAGCTTTGATCATCCTTTAATAAAGGAAGTAGTCGCAGATTTCAGCAAGCTGTCCGCATACAAACAAGAGTTTGCAGTTGATGATGTTTTTTGCTGTATAGGAACAACAATAAAAAAGGCAGGTAGCCAGGCAGAAATGACAAAAATTGATTTGGAATATCCTGTGGAAATTGCTAAGCTCGCATTTGGGATGGGAGCAAAACAGCTGCTTGCAATCAGTGCAATTGGAGCTGATTCAAGCTCTAAAATATTCTATAGCAGACTCAAGGGAGAATTCGAAGAGCATCTTCAAGAAATCGGTTTTCCATCTCTGACAATTGTAAGACCTTCCCTTCTCCTTGGTGCAAGAGGTGAGTTTCGTCTTGGAGAAAAGCTGAGCTCTTACTTGCTGCCGCCTCTGCACTTTATGTTCGTTGGCCGTTTGAGGAAGTATCGGGGCATTAAAGCGCAAACTGTTGCAGCTGCAATGAGCAAGCTTGCTGCAGAAAACAAAAGCGGTGTGCATATACTTGAATCAGATGAAATTGAAAGACGCGCTTAA
- a CDS encoding bile acid:sodium symporter family protein, with protein sequence MLQSMNAFLSKWMPLLTPVSVVIGVLLASFLHHLSFLVPWIFAAMTFTGSLNSNFKSMKHTVTHPLSLLLTLGALHIITPIWAFAIGHLFFHNDPYTITGLILATVIPTGITSVIWVSIYKGNVPLTLAIILADTLLSPFLVPLSMSIFVGESVQLDIWGMMRGLLGMIVLPSIAGMAVNQFYSKEKALTWNKTLAPFSKLGLAAVVAINSSVVAPYLRNIDMKFIYIALTMFFVALSGYFFSWMLGVLTKRHKDETIAMIYTGGMRNISAGAVIAVSFFPPQTAVPVVIGMLFQQILAATYGQAIRTVYQKPSLIKVAGKKIS encoded by the coding sequence ATGCTTCAAAGCATGAATGCTTTTCTTAGTAAATGGATGCCTTTGCTTACACCAGTTAGTGTGGTAATAGGGGTGCTTTTAGCCTCTTTTTTGCATCATTTATCCTTTCTCGTTCCATGGATTTTTGCTGCCATGACATTCACAGGGAGCCTTAACTCCAACTTTAAATCAATGAAGCATACTGTCACTCATCCATTATCCTTATTACTGACATTGGGCGCCCTGCATATTATCACCCCCATTTGGGCGTTTGCAATTGGTCACCTATTCTTTCATAATGACCCGTACACCATTACCGGCCTTATACTTGCCACAGTAATTCCAACAGGTATTACGAGCGTTATATGGGTTTCCATCTATAAAGGAAATGTCCCCCTCACGTTGGCAATTATTTTGGCAGACACCTTGCTGTCTCCATTCTTAGTGCCATTGAGCATGAGCATTTTTGTCGGAGAATCGGTTCAGTTAGATATTTGGGGCATGATGAGGGGACTTCTTGGAATGATTGTACTTCCATCCATCGCAGGGATGGCTGTTAACCAGTTTTATTCCAAGGAAAAAGCGTTAACTTGGAATAAGACACTTGCTCCTTTTTCAAAGCTTGGTTTGGCAGCTGTTGTAGCAATAAACAGCTCCGTTGTTGCTCCTTATCTCCGCAATATTGACATGAAATTCATCTACATTGCTCTAACGATGTTTTTTGTGGCGTTATCTGGATACTTTTTTTCATGGATGCTTGGTGTTCTCACAAAGCGTCATAAGGATGAGACGATTGCGATGATTTATACAGGAGGAATGAGGAACATCAGCGCTGGTGCTGTTATTGCGGTCAGCTTTTTCCCGCCCCAAACAGCTGTGCCTGTTGTCATCGGCATGCTTTTCCAGCAAATACTCGCTGCCACTTATGGCCAAGCGATTCGAACGGTTTATCAGAAGCCTTCATTGATAAAAGTTGCTGGCAAGAAAATCTCCTAA
- a CDS encoding PTS lactose/cellobiose transporter subunit IIA yields the protein MKLLEEMQAAAFQIITYSGEARSSYVEAIRTAREGKIDEAKEIIKAGERSYNKIHKVHASFVQREASGEELPFSLILMHAEDQMLTTETLKIMACEMVEMCAVFLKDSRQNT from the coding sequence ATGAAGTTACTAGAGGAAATGCAGGCGGCGGCTTTTCAAATTATAACGTATTCAGGTGAGGCACGGAGCAGCTATGTGGAGGCAATCCGCACTGCGAGGGAGGGGAAAATAGACGAAGCGAAAGAGATTATTAAGGCAGGGGAACGCTCCTACAACAAGATACATAAAGTTCATGCCTCCTTTGTTCAAAGAGAAGCAAGTGGGGAGGAGCTGCCTTTTTCGTTAATCTTGATGCATGCGGAGGATCAAATGCTGACAACAGAAACCTTGAAGATTATGGCCTGTGAAATGGTGGAAATGTGTGCTGTTTTTTTGAAAGACAGCAGGCAAAATACGTGA
- a CDS encoding PTS sugar transporter subunit IIB, whose amino-acid sequence MKKIILACAAGMSTSIVVSKMKAAIQARGEDIDVYAIPEGAIEDELATSSEGIIAILLGPQVRFMKQAAVNTAKPYGIPVDVIDVRLYGTADGEKILDHALQLNQK is encoded by the coding sequence ATGAAGAAAATTATCTTAGCATGTGCAGCAGGCATGTCCACTTCCATTGTTGTCTCTAAAATGAAAGCAGCAATTCAAGCAAGAGGAGAGGACATCGATGTTTATGCCATACCAGAGGGAGCTATTGAGGATGAATTAGCCACTTCAAGTGAGGGGATTATTGCTATTCTCCTTGGACCACAAGTACGCTTTATGAAACAGGCGGCAGTCAATACTGCCAAGCCGTATGGAATACCAGTTGATGTTATTGATGTCAGACTGTATGGAACAGCAGACGGGGAAAAGATTCTCGATCATGCATTGCAATTAAACCAAAAATAA
- a CDS encoding glycoside hydrolase family 1 protein: MSDKLMVKIPDDFIIGAAASAWQTEGWSGKKESQDSYLDLWYKNNKNVWHNGYGPGVATDFYNRYKEDIGIMAEIGLTHYRTSINWSRFLLDYEEAIVDEEYAAYIDKVIDELLEKQVEPMICLEHYEVPAYLFEKYGGWDSKHVVELFVKYADKVLDRYGHKVKHWFTFNEPIVVQTRVYLDAIRYPFEQNTKKWMQWNFHKALATAKVVELFKQKGLKEKTGAKMGVILNPEVTYARSSAPHDQEAANIYDLFFNRIFLDPSIKGEYPQELFDLMARHSIAFEYTQADLETIKQNTVDYVGINLYYPHRVKARTTAWNESTPFHPSYYYEMFDMPGKKMNPFRGWEIYPKIMYDMAMRMKEEYGNIEWFIAENGMGVEQEWRYKNDEGSIQDDYRIEFIAEHMKWLLKAVDEGSNCKGYMLWAFTDNVSPMNAFKNRYGLVEINLDDNRNRQMKKSARWYQSIIANRTLEAADDDLVK, translated from the coding sequence ATGTCGGATAAATTAATGGTGAAAATACCTGATGATTTTATCATCGGTGCTGCAGCATCTGCCTGGCAGACAGAGGGCTGGTCAGGAAAAAAGGAATCTCAAGACTCGTATTTAGATCTTTGGTACAAAAATAACAAGAACGTCTGGCATAACGGGTACGGACCAGGAGTAGCAACTGATTTTTATAACAGATACAAGGAAGACATCGGGATAATGGCAGAAATCGGGCTAACCCATTATCGCACCTCCATTAATTGGTCCCGCTTCTTACTAGATTATGAGGAAGCAATAGTGGATGAAGAGTATGCAGCCTATATCGATAAGGTGATTGATGAGCTCTTAGAAAAACAAGTGGAGCCGATGATATGCTTGGAGCATTATGAAGTGCCTGCCTACTTGTTTGAGAAATATGGAGGCTGGGACTCCAAGCATGTGGTCGAGCTTTTTGTAAAGTATGCTGATAAAGTGCTGGACCGTTATGGACATAAGGTGAAGCACTGGTTCACCTTCAATGAGCCGATTGTTGTTCAGACAAGGGTTTACTTAGATGCCATTCGTTATCCTTTTGAGCAGAATACAAAAAAATGGATGCAGTGGAACTTTCATAAGGCTTTGGCAACAGCTAAAGTAGTGGAGCTTTTTAAACAGAAAGGGCTCAAGGAAAAGACAGGAGCGAAGATGGGGGTTATTTTAAACCCAGAAGTGACATATGCGCGCTCATCTGCTCCACATGACCAAGAAGCAGCTAACATCTATGATTTGTTCTTTAACCGAATATTTTTGGATCCTTCCATTAAAGGCGAATATCCGCAAGAGCTTTTTGACTTGATGGCCAGACATAGCATCGCCTTTGAGTATACACAGGCAGACTTAGAAACTATCAAGCAGAACACAGTTGATTATGTAGGCATTAATTTGTATTACCCTCATCGTGTTAAGGCAAGAACGACAGCTTGGAATGAAAGCACGCCATTTCATCCTTCTTATTATTATGAGATGTTTGATATGCCTGGCAAGAAGATGAATCCTTTCCGCGGTTGGGAGATCTATCCGAAAATTATGTACGATATGGCTATGAGGATGAAAGAGGAGTATGGCAACATAGAATGGTTTATCGCTGAAAATGGCATGGGTGTTGAGCAGGAGTGGCGCTATAAGAATGACGAAGGCAGTATTCAAGACGACTACAGAATTGAATTTATTGCCGAGCATATGAAATGGCTGTTGAAGGCGGTGGACGAAGGCTCTAATTGCAAAGGGTATATGCTTTGGGCGTTTACTGATAATGTTTCACCGATGAATGCCTTCAAAAACCGCTATGGATTAGTAGAAATTAATCTGGATGATAACAGGAACAGACAGATGAAAAAGTCTGCTAGATGGTATCAATCCATTATAGCCAATCGGACTTTAGAAGCCGCAGATGATGATTTGGTGAAATAA